From one Anabas testudineus chromosome 18, fAnaTes1.2, whole genome shotgun sequence genomic stretch:
- the LOC113157360 gene encoding astrocytic phosphoprotein PEA-15, with the protein MAEYSSLLSDLSENITNEDLEQLKSACKEDIPEDQSNNITSSKEWFSYLEKNDKLAQDNLSYIEHIFEISRRPDLLTRVIEYRTTVLKISEDDEIDTKLTRIPSAKKYKDIIRQPSEDEIIKLAPPPKKV; encoded by the exons ATGGCGGAGTACAGCTCTCTGCTCAGCGACCTTTCTGAAAACATCACCAATGAGGACTTGGAGCAGCTCAAGTCAGCCTGCAAGGAGGACATCCCCGAGGACCagagcaacaacatcacctCCTCCAAGGAGTGGTTTAGCTACCTGGAGAAGAACGACAAGCTGGCCCAAG ATAACCTGTCATACATTGAGCACATCTTCGAGATTTCACGGCGGCCAGACCTGCTGACGAGGGTGATCGAGTACCGCACCACTGTGCTCAAGATCTCTGAGGACGACGAGATTGACACCAAGCTCACGCGCATTCCCTCAGCCAAGAAATACAAAG ACATCATCCGCCAGCCCTCTGAAGATGAGATCATCAAGTTGGCCCCTCCCCCTAAAAAGGTGTGA
- the LOC113157359 gene encoding sterile alpha motif domain-containing protein 9-like, whose amino-acid sequence MANGPGLLTATGGEMYVGKNIRDSLPQLDVLYANQFEGESFVPKLTEQTEVNFYRGAPPIWLNFHISEQAGGTAGPLIKRDGYETLVQQIQQRGRPGISTVKLFHQPGSGGTTLAMQVLWDLRKTFRCAVLKSSTSDMTKVAQEVVHLFTAGGRGHQNTVLLLLDDEMILENLHERIMEEIAAQKIVPCMPVLVLLCCFRKDADLQSGHVVLEKALSDTEKEKFNEKKTELGRRYTDQCELFHGFNIMQTNFSQAYVTQACTVFSNVRRAGRPLKTQLAAFLALLNDYVPGSYVLESQCLDFLKKNKNDPLKDSMKPFSHLIVTFTQDSSSEKRVRMVHPMIAQTCTDLMAEAGVTRSDTARNLLNHFCRDEVPPYLLAFFKDMLTKRETTKQKNPLNSTEVEEKQQKFSRLILDIQATENEDMSASLLKVASNKFDRNPFFPQALARFYYIEMKNYNLAAMWAERAKKRDPKNSFIADTLGQVYKNQLKNTAISHTPREILHLATKAIEAFKHEEQLAEEEAEDVCNTTVLQTFNNRGIFGYLQVCNILYDRLVRQNETWRNVLTSSVSMDSVLDSLGDNKLFTFNDVIKSLREEVERKYIFFDKYLTYSKPSMKKDDAPYISEDTLDCFRKYVGDIQMWKKEKCDNSIQKLKQNLADTSTGVLSCLDRDIEITTWWEEIDSSPDSLTALANYIKQKLPLSPQEAPERQMLALILNWPTDGEESVFDLNQLIQRMHGSYERSYKKYFGSRYLCPLFFLGKGQRSVVLLRTVLERLGLNNQDWSNDWSDETIFQHPMIQTHLRKIEGVVQNCRVYATVGGTNIGVDANLRNSLWIPRQVSFYLGFTIRGPVAFGIQTKTA is encoded by the coding sequence ATGGCAAATGGACCAGGCCTGTTAACAGCCACAGGAGGGGAAATGTATGTGGGGAAAAACATCAGAGACTCTCTCCCACAGCTGGATGTTCTCTATGCAAACCAGTTTGAAGGAGAATCTTTTGTTCCTAAACTCACTGAGCAGACAGAGGTGAACTTTTACCGAGGGGCCCCGCCCATATGGTTAAACTTTCACATCAGTGAACAGGCAGGTGGTACAGCAGGTCCACTTATCAAACGAGATGGATACGAGACACTCGTGCAACAAATTCAACAAAGAGGACGCCCTGGAATATCAACTGTTAAACTGTTCCACCAGCCAGGATCTGGGGGCACCACACTGGCGATGCAGGTGTTGTGGGATTTGCGGAAAACCTTCAGGTGTGCTGTTTTAAAAAGCTCAACCTCGGACATGACAAAGGTTGCACAGGAGGTGGTCCACCTTTTCACAGCTGGGGGTCGAGGCCACCAGAACACAGTACTGCTGTTACTGGATGATGAGATGATTTTGGAAAATCTCCACGAGAGAATTATGGAGGAGATTGCTGCACAGAAGATAGTACCCTGTATGCCTGTGTTGgttttgctctgctgctttaGAAAGGATGCAGATCTACAGAGTGGCCACGTTGTCCTCGAAAAAGCTCTGTcagacacagaaaaggaaaaattcAATGAGAAGAAGACAGAGCTTGGCAGAAGGTATACTGATCAGTGTGAACTATTTCATGGCTTTAACATAATGCAAACAAATTTCTCTCAGGCCTATGTCACACAAGCGTGCACTGTATTCAGCAATGTCCGAAGAGCAGGGAGACCTCTGAAGACCCAGCTGGCTGCCTTTCTGGCTCTGCTCAATGACTATGTGCCAGGTTCATATGTCCTGGAGTCTCAGTGCCTGGACTTCctcaaaaagaacaaaaacgaTCCACTGAAGGACAGTATGAAGCCCTTTAGTCATCTGATCGTCACCTTCACACAAGATTCAAGTTCTGAGAAAAGGGTCCGCATGGTTCACCCTATGATAGCACAGACCTGTACTGATCTGATGGCTGAGGCAGGCGTGACCAGAAGTGACACAGCCAGAAACCTCTTGAACCATTTTTGCAGAGATGAGGTTCCTCCATACTTGCTAgctttttttaaagacatgcTAACCAAAcgagaaacaacaaaacaaaagaacccTCTCAACAGCACAGAAGTcgaagagaaacaacaaaagttTTCTAGACTAATTCTAGACATTCAGGCAACGGAGAATGAAGACATGAGTGCATCACTTTTAAAAGTAGCCTCTAATAAATTTGATAGAAACCCATTCTTTCCTCAGGCACTTGCACGTTTTTATTACATAGAAATGAAAAACTACAATCTGGCAGCAATGTGGGCTgaaagagcaaagaaaagagaTCCCAAGAACTCCTTCATTGCTGACACTCTGGGACAGGTCTACAAGAACCAGTTGAAGAACACAGCGATTTCTCACACCCCAAGAGAAATTTTGCATCTGGCCACAAAGGCCATTGAAGCCTTCAAACATGAAGAGCAACTTGCTGAAGAAGAGGCAGAAGATGTCTGTAACACCACAGTGTTACAGACTTTTAATAACAGAGGAATATTTGGTTATTTGCAGGTTTGCAATATTCTGTATGACCGTCTGGTGCGTCAGAACGAAACCTGGAGAAACGTGCTCACAAGCAGTGTGTCCATGGACTCTGTCCTGGATTCACTTGGAGATAACAAGCTCTTCACATTTAATGATGTGATCAAAAGCCTCAGAGAAGAGGTTGAgagaaaatacatatttttcGATAAATATCTGACATACTCAAAGCCCAGCATGAAGAAAGACGATGCCCCATACATTTCTGAAGACACCTTAGACTGCTTCAGAAAGTATGTCGGAGATATACAGatgtggaagaaagaaaaatgtgataaCAGCATCCAGAAACTCAAACAAAACCTGGCCGACACCTCCACGGGAGTACTCTCATGTCTTGACAGAGATATAGAAATAACTACATGGTGGGAGGAAATCGATTCAAGCCCAGATTCACTGACAGCTCTGGCCAACTACATCAAACAGAAACTGCCCCTGAGTCCACAAGAAGCACCTGAGCGCCAAATGTTAGCTCTCATCTTAAACTGGCCCACAGACGGTGAAGAGAGTGTCTTTGACCTCAATCAATTAATTCAGCGTATGCATGGTTCTTATGAACGTTCATACAAGAAATACTTTGGATCAAGATACCTCTGCCCTTTGTTTTTCCTGggaaaaggtcaaaggtcagttgTTCTTCTCAGAACAGTCCTTGAGAGACTTGGGCTAAATAATCAAGACTGGAGCAATGACTGGAGTGATGAGACCATTTTCCAACATCCCATGATCCAAACCCACCTTCGCAAAATTGAAGGAGTGGTACAAAACTGCAGAGTGTATGCGACTGTTGGTGGAACAAACATTGGGGTGGATGCCAATCTGCGAAACAGTCTCTGGATCCCACGGCAAGTTTCTTTTTATCTTGGATTCACCATCAGAGGTCCTGTAGCCTTTGGCATCCAGACCAAAACTGCATAA